One stretch of Zingiber officinale cultivar Zhangliang chromosome 6B, Zo_v1.1, whole genome shotgun sequence DNA includes these proteins:
- the LOC121989140 gene encoding trihelix transcription factor ASIL2-like, which produces MRPPNPAMPYREDCWSEDETSSHVDAWGDRYIELNRRNLRQKPWQEVADAINSHRGTSRRPSCTDVQCKNRIGKLKKKYKVEKSRVAGSGESQKPFFFRLDALVGSAPPPTSKKQSGSPPLALALPSHQKGSALPVASAVRPAKSKKKRTAVASSAVGIPFFRCAAAAVAAAREGKNDIDEDEVIVKMVLSESVLPADRYLESF; this is translated from the coding sequence ATGAGGCCTCCGAACCCGGCGATGCCTTACCGAGAGGACTGCTGGAGCGAGGACGAGACTTCTTCGCATGTCGACGCCTGGGGAGACCGCTACATCGAGCTCAACCGCCGAAACCTCCGCCAGAAGCCGTGGCAGGAGGTCGCCGACGCCATCAACTCCCATCGTGGGACCAGCCGCCGGCCGTCCTGCACCGACGTCCAGTGCAAGAACCGGATCGGCAAGCTCAAGAAGAAGTACAAGGTCGAAAAGTCCCGGGTCGCCGGCAGCGGCGAGAGCCAAAAGCCCTTCTTCTTCCGGCTCGACGCCCTCGTCGGATCTGCCCCGCCGCCAACCTCGAAGAAGCAATCCGGGTCGCCACCGCTTGCTCTGGCGCTCCCTTCCCATCAGAAAGGTTCCGCCTTGCCCGTCGCCTCCGCCGTGCGACCGGCGAAGTCGAAGAAGAAGCGTACTGCCGTCGCCTCCTCCGCTGTGGGCATCCCTTTCTTCAGGTGCGCTGCTGCTGCGGTTGCAGCGGCTAGAGAAGGCAAGAACGATATCGACGAGGACGAGGTAATTGTGAAGATGGTTCTTTCGGAGTCCGTTTTACCCGCCGATCGTTATCTAGAGTCGTTCTAG
- the LOC121989138 gene encoding subtilisin-like protease SBT3.9, whose amino-acid sequence MDSQHLLVSFLLFLFTFNSFQMIANGSQPSAKLYIVYLGERRHEDPNLVTSSHHDLLSSLLGSKEDALRSIVYSYRHGFSGFAAMLTDSQAQQMRELPEVISIKVSSSVELHTTRSWDYLGLSYDQHQPMGLLQRGTFGEDIIIGVVDSGIWPESKSFNDYGYGPIPSRWKGTCETGQNFTMNNCNRKIIGARWYARGVNASYLNVDYKSPRDYSGHGTHTASTAAGSFVSNTSFYGLGVGTARGGAPHARLAIYKACWGGAIRCPEAALLKAIDDAVHDGVDILSLSLGARFFQSFVTIHAVAKGITVIFSAGNDGPLPQTISNDLPWVITVGASTIDRSFPTIITLGNNQKLVGQSFYHTSDDGSNSTELLLIRSCSTAELNSTNIAGKIVVCADSLFAPGDIPSGAGDASRSMSQVVNSLIEAQAEGVIFARSPIGLLQDYRRFIYLLVDNDVMLQIKEYIQLSDTSSPTAMISPANNIVGSRVMSPRVAAFSSRGPSLDYPDLIKPDITAPGVSILAARFNSYYFLSGTSMACPHVTGVAALLKAAHPEWSPAAIKSALVTTAYTTNAYGFPIEADGVPRKLADPFDFGGGHINPNRALDPGLIYDVDPNDYFKFFNCTSDASNCDLVDAHLYHLNLPSISISDLKTSVTVKRTVTNVGDTDTIYRAIVESPPGVKISVEPSVLKFNAFNKVQTFALTFTSLHAVQGDFNFGSLTWSDGGRHLVRIPLAVRVTIQDYFSDTS is encoded by the exons ATGGATTCACAGCATCTTCTAGTTTCCTTCCTTCTGTTTCTCTTCACTTTCAACTCTTTCCAGATGATAGCAAATGGAAGTCAACCATCGGCAAAG TTATATATTGTATACCTTGGAGAGAGGCGGCACGAAGATCCAAATCTTGTGACTTCATCCCACCATGACTTGTTGTCTTCTTTACTAGGAAG TAAAGAAGATGCTCTGAGGTCAATTGTTTACAGTTATAGACATGGCTTCTCAGGCTTTGCAGCCATGCTTACAGATTCCCAAGCTCAACAAATGAGAG AATTACCGGAAGTGATTAGTATAAAGGTAAGCAGTAGTGTTGAACTGCATACTACACGAAGTTGGGACTATCTTGGACTAAGCTACGACCAACACCAACCAATGGGACTGCTTCAAAGAGGCACGTTTGGCGAAGATATCATTATCGGAGTTGTCGACTCAG GGATTTGGCCAGAATCAAAGAGCTTTAACGACTATGGTTATGGACCAATACCATCTCGTTGGAAAGGCACGTGTGAAACAGgtcaaaacttcaccatgaaCAATTGCAATCGAAAGATCATCGGTGCAAGATGGTACGCCAGAGGCGTTAACGCTTCCTATCTCAACGTAGACTACAAATCTCCCAGAGACTATAGCGGCCATGGCACACACACAGCCTCCACCGCAGCAGGTTCATTCGTCTCCAACACAAGCTTTTATGGACTTGGTGTGGGCACAGCAAGAGGCGGCGCTCCTCATGCTCGGCTAGCCATATACAAGGCGTGTTGGGGAGGCGCTATCCGTTGTCCAGAAGCCGCCTTGCTCAAGGCTATCGATGATGCTGTGCATGATGGTGTCGACATCTTGTCACTTTCACTCGGTGCTAGATTTTTCCAAAGTTTTGTCACAATACATGCTGTAGCAAAGGGGATAACAGTGATCTTCTCAGCGGGCAATGATGGTCCGCTTCCTCAAACCATTAGCAATGATCTTCCATGGGTGATTACGGTCGGAGCCAGCACAATCGACCGCTCTTTTCCTACGATTATCACACTCGGAAACAATCAAAAGTTGGTG GGTCAGTCATTCTATCATACATCCGATGATGGATCTAATTCTACAGAATTATTACTAATTAGAAG TTGTTCAACAGCCGAGCTAAATTCCACAAATATAGCAGGAAAGATTGTAGTGTGCGCCGATTCTTTATTTGCTCCTGGAGACATTCCATCGGGCGCTGGTGATGCCTCTCGCAGCATGTCTCAAGTAGTGAATAGCTTGATAGAAGCTCAAGCAGAAGGTGTTATCTTTGCTAGATCCCCAATCGGCCTGCTCCAAGATTATAGGAGATTTATCTATCTCCTTGTAGACAATGACGTAATGCTACAAATAAAGGAATATATACAATTAAG TGACACATCATCTCCAACAGCCATGATAAGCCCAGCTAACAATATTGTGGGGAGTAGAGTGATGTCTCCTAGGGTGGCAGCTTTCTCCTCGAGGGGACCGAGTTTAGACTATCCGGATCTTATAAAG CCGGATATCACAGCTCCCGGAGTAAGTATCTTAGCTGCAAGGTTTAATTCATATTATTTTCTGTCTGGAACATCGATGGCATGCCCTCATGTTACCGGAGTAGCAGCTCTTCTCAAAGCAGCACATCCAGAATGGTCTCCCGCTGCTATTAAATCCGCACTCGTAACTACCG CTTACACGACCAACGCATATGGATTCCCTATCGAAGCGGATGGAGTTCCTAGAAAGCTCGCTGATCCTTTCGACTTCGGTGGTGGTCACATCAATCCTAACAGAGCTTTGGATCCCGGACTAATTTACGACGTTGATCCAAATGATTACTTCAAGTTCTTTAACTGCACTAGTGATGCATCAAACTGTGACTTGGTGGATGCTCATTTGTATCACTTGAATCTGCCCTCCATATCCATTTCTGATCTCAAAACATCTGTGACAGTAAAGAGAACCGTCACGAACGTAGGCGACACAGATACAATATACAGAGCAATAGTAGAATCACCTCCGGGTGTTAAGATTTCTGTGGAGCCTTCGGTCCTCAAGTTCAATGCTTTCAACAAGGTACAAACTTTTGCTCTAACATTCACCTCATTGCATGCGGTGCAAGGAGACTTCAACTTCGGAAGCTTGACGTGGAGTGATGGGGGAAGGCACTTGGTGCGAATTCCTTTAGCTGTTCGAGTTACTATACAAGATTACTTCTCGGACACCTCCTAA